The following proteins are encoded in a genomic region of Spirosoma sp. SC4-14:
- a CDS encoding Crp/Fnr family transcriptional regulator, whose protein sequence is MTDLDILRQALRVFADIDEQAFALSIPFWQPKQYRKGEFYNEYKNVCKHLGFILDGIFRAYCVDGETGVEKNVFFFSKHQIVVSYKSFINQSPCNYYTEAMHDSSVLYIHINHLTELYQQSHQWERFGRLVAEKAFNTTMGRMEDFLFQTPEQRYLDLIEQHPDIYNAIPLYHLSSYLGIQGPSLSRIRKRLSAR, encoded by the coding sequence ATGACCGATCTTGATATACTCCGGCAGGCCCTGCGCGTTTTTGCCGATATCGATGAGCAGGCTTTTGCCTTGTCGATACCGTTCTGGCAACCAAAACAGTATCGGAAAGGCGAGTTTTATAACGAGTATAAAAACGTCTGCAAACACCTTGGCTTTATACTGGATGGCATTTTCAGGGCTTACTGCGTAGATGGTGAAACGGGCGTTGAGAAAAACGTTTTTTTCTTCTCGAAACATCAGATTGTGGTATCGTACAAGAGTTTTATCAACCAGTCGCCCTGCAATTATTATACGGAAGCCATGCACGATTCGTCGGTTCTTTATATTCATATTAATCACCTGACGGAGCTTTATCAGCAGTCGCACCAGTGGGAACGCTTTGGTCGGCTGGTGGCCGAAAAGGCCTTTAATACGACTATGGGCCGGATGGAGGATTTTTTGTTCCAAACTCCCGAACAACGGTATCTGGACCTGATCGAACAGCATCCCGATATTTACAATGCCATTCCGTTATATCACCTCTCTTCTTATCTGGGTATTCAGGGGCCCTCGCTAAGCCGAATCCGAAAAAGATTATCGGCCCGGTGA
- a CDS encoding TlpA disulfide reductase family protein produces MKTISWVAIVSLSPLLVWAQGGSYTIQGKLNAVQAPAKAYLRYPVNGTVKMDSATIQNGSFAFKGTTETPVKGTLLVDKQGQGFSNRRPIPAISIYLEPGVITVSSPDSLKNAEISGTPLNVDNQKLELALKPSQEKMDLLMKEYRSATPAQRSRKEFEESIDKRYEAIEAEKKGLYEQFIKSMPQSLVSLDALKQFGGYTPEYNEVKPIFDGLSDAVKTSRAGEEYAATLNRIKATSIGELAPDFMQADTAGKMVALHDFKGKYVLVDFWASWCGPCRAENPNVVKNYNEYKGRNFTVLGVSLDRPTAKEAWLRAIHKDNLTWTHVSDLKFWDNEVARQYNIRAIPQNFLIGPDGKIVAKNVRGEALGKKLAEVLAGQP; encoded by the coding sequence ATGAAAACCATTAGTTGGGTGGCGATAGTAAGTCTGTCGCCATTGCTGGTATGGGCTCAGGGGGGCTCATACACAATTCAGGGGAAACTGAATGCGGTGCAGGCGCCTGCCAAAGCCTACCTGCGCTACCCGGTGAACGGAACGGTAAAAATGGATTCGGCCACCATTCAAAATGGCAGTTTTGCCTTTAAGGGTACTACCGAAACCCCGGTAAAAGGCACATTGCTGGTCGATAAACAAGGGCAGGGCTTTAGCAATCGGAGGCCCATTCCGGCTATTTCCATCTATCTCGAACCCGGCGTTATTACGGTTTCCAGCCCCGATTCGTTGAAAAATGCTGAAATAAGCGGTACTCCGCTCAATGTCGACAATCAGAAACTGGAACTGGCGCTGAAACCATCGCAGGAAAAAATGGACCTGTTGATGAAAGAATACCGTTCGGCAACACCGGCGCAGCGGAGCAGAAAAGAATTTGAAGAGTCGATCGACAAACGTTATGAAGCTATTGAGGCCGAGAAAAAGGGCCTTTATGAGCAATTTATTAAATCGATGCCGCAGAGCCTGGTAAGCCTCGATGCACTAAAACAATTTGGTGGTTATACACCCGAGTATAACGAGGTGAAACCGATATTCGACGGCCTGAGCGATGCCGTTAAAACGAGTAGGGCAGGGGAGGAATATGCAGCCACACTCAACCGCATCAAAGCAACCTCCATTGGCGAACTGGCGCCCGACTTTATGCAGGCCGATACGGCAGGGAAAATGGTTGCACTGCACGATTTCAAAGGGAAATATGTGCTGGTCGATTTCTGGGCGAGCTGGTGCGGACCCTGCCGGGCCGAAAACCCGAATGTGGTGAAAAACTACAACGAATATAAAGGCCGAAATTTCACGGTTCTGGGCGTTTCGCTCGATCGCCCAACTGCAAAAGAGGCCTGGCTTCGGGCTATTCATAAGGATAATCTGACCTGGACGCACGTATCAGATCTGAAATTCTGGGATAATGAAGTGGCCCGGCAATATAACATCCGGGCAATTCCGCAGAATTTTCTGATTGGACCCGATGGGAAAATTGTGGCCAAAAACGTAAGGGGCGAAGCTCTCGGCAAAAAACTGGCTGAAGTGCTCGCCGGACAACCGTAA
- a CDS encoding alpha/beta hydrolase, with product MVERTPLHPERIHPVISLHLIWQIPACGLALIVLILLANEYAIARASRRVSDIPYVQPGQVGFMAKRQVLDVFIPKSEPSRKKPVVLFIHGGNWDSGNKNLYSFVGRRLASLGIVAVVINYRLAPQVRLPDMAADCAQAVWWVTTHIANYSGDPDQLFVMGHSAGGGLAALLATDELLFAKLGLTKNPIRGAILDDPAGLDMFDYLTKMEYPGDEQYLIPWGNDPAIWRANSALYHLDAGSPPMLLFVGERTYPSIIGSSRRFNQRLQELKIAHSFTILPGKKHVAMVTQLFWKSNIIYRDLQKFIRGN from the coding sequence ATGGTCGAACGTACTCCTCTACATCCAGAACGGATTCATCCGGTTATTTCGCTGCACCTGATCTGGCAAATTCCGGCCTGTGGGCTGGCGCTGATCGTACTTATCCTTTTGGCGAATGAATATGCCATTGCCAGAGCAAGTCGGCGTGTTAGCGATATTCCCTATGTTCAGCCCGGTCAGGTCGGATTTATGGCAAAACGGCAGGTGTTGGATGTATTTATACCGAAAAGCGAACCCAGCCGCAAAAAACCTGTAGTGCTGTTTATTCACGGTGGAAACTGGGATAGTGGCAACAAAAATCTCTATAGCTTTGTCGGTCGTCGATTAGCCAGTTTAGGAATAGTGGCGGTGGTTATTAACTACCGGCTTGCTCCTCAGGTCCGGTTGCCCGATATGGCCGCCGATTGTGCCCAGGCTGTGTGGTGGGTAACAACGCACATAGCCAACTATAGCGGTGATCCGGATCAGCTATTCGTTATGGGCCATTCGGCGGGCGGTGGGCTGGCAGCGTTGCTGGCTACTGATGAGTTGTTATTTGCAAAACTCGGATTGACAAAAAACCCGATCAGGGGTGCTATTCTGGACGATCCTGCCGGATTGGATATGTTTGATTATCTGACGAAAATGGAGTATCCCGGCGATGAACAATACCTCATTCCGTGGGGTAACGATCCGGCTATCTGGCGGGCAAATTCGGCTTTGTATCATCTGGACGCTGGTAGTCCACCTATGTTGTTATTTGTTGGTGAGCGAACGTACCCGAGTATCATTGGAAGTAGCCGCCGATTCAACCAGCGGCTACAGGAGCTTAAAATTGCGCATTCGTTCACTATTTTGCCCGGCAAAAAGCACGTGGCAATGGTAACGCAGTTGTTCTGGAAGTCAAACATTATTTACCGCGACCTGCAGAAATTTATTAGGGGGAATTAA
- a CDS encoding response regulator, producing the protein MLSTSTTSSVSEKLVFLVDDDEDDSLLFEMAIHQTIPHCKVRIFDNGLVMLEVLNEPGTKPQLIFLDMNMPYPNGLEILTNLKINRQWAAIPVIILTGNDDPERTQLAYQLGAQSVIKKPSSYEHLLEIVFAIRQYWFSIVNLPQA; encoded by the coding sequence ATGCTCTCAACGTCTACAACGAGTAGTGTTTCGGAAAAGCTGGTGTTCTTGGTCGATGATGATGAAGACGATTCGTTGTTGTTCGAAATGGCTATTCATCAAACAATACCACATTGCAAGGTTCGTATCTTCGATAACGGGCTGGTGATGCTGGAAGTATTGAATGAACCAGGAACCAAGCCACAGTTGATTTTTCTGGATATGAATATGCCTTACCCCAACGGTCTGGAAATTCTGACGAATTTGAAAATCAATCGGCAGTGGGCCGCTATTCCAGTCATTATCCTGACTGGCAACGACGACCCCGAACGTACGCAGCTTGCCTATCAGCTCGGTGCTCAGTCGGTCATAAAAAAGCCCAGTTCATACGAACATCTTCTGGAAATTGTGTTTGCTATTCGTCAGTACTGGTTTTCAATTGTGAATCTACCACAGGCTTAG
- a CDS encoding GDSL-type esterase/lipase family protein: MKTRILLALFFTCALCSLAGASPFPKGAKRILFLGNSITYAGTYVTDMEAYLVTHYPKQQYEFINTGLPSETVSGLSEVNHADGRFPRPDLHERLSRVLAQTKPDVVFACYGMNDGIYLPLDNARFGAYREGMKWLHAQLEKAGAKRIVFLTPPTHDDSKQGLEGYNRTLDAYARWLLAQRDSLQWEVADVHFPMNQFLIEKRKTEPSFKLANDGVHPGEAGHWLMARAVLQYLGETVAEAPDVLSALRVSPRSEEILSLVSQRQALMKDAWLTATGHKRPEMATGLPLSEARQVYDQIERQLRATVQGKAPQRIRIACVGNSITYGARLSAPAVESYPAQLQRLLGYTYDVRNFGVSGRTLMSNTENPYTATPSYKQALASQPDIVTIKLGTNDSRLPYRLTIADRFVADYKALIQAFKQLPTHPRIVLLLPVASYLTDTTRQIDAVIAKQIIPRIQQVAYEEKVELIDLHSITLQSDSLFPDQLHPNRAGATLIAQRLFEAISRKPVAEFDIFRQLSQPYQVSSFYGYDCADFTFNGRTAKIVKPRVVAEGKPWIWRARFWGHEPQTDIALLDRGFHVVYCDPAELFGNSEAVDLWNKFYAYLHRAGLAKKAVLEGMSRGGVYDYNWAAQNPDKVACVYADAPVLDLRSWPGGKGKSKGSPADWEKLREDYGYKTEAETETFRNSPLDKVTDIVKGHYPMLHVVGDADELVPVEENTAPFEEKIKKLGGTITVIHKPGVHHHPHSLANPQPIVNFILAAVYGNTGLQN, translated from the coding sequence ATGAAGACCAGAATCCTGTTAGCTCTTTTCTTTACTTGTGCTCTCTGCTCGCTGGCAGGTGCCAGCCCTTTTCCCAAAGGCGCAAAGCGAATATTGTTTCTGGGAAATAGCATTACCTATGCCGGTACCTATGTTACCGATATGGAAGCCTATCTGGTTACGCATTACCCCAAACAACAATACGAATTCATTAATACTGGTTTGCCCAGCGAAACCGTTTCCGGGTTGAGTGAAGTCAATCATGCCGATGGCCGTTTTCCCCGGCCCGATCTCCATGAACGATTGAGCCGAGTGCTGGCCCAAACCAAACCCGATGTTGTTTTTGCCTGCTATGGCATGAACGATGGTATTTATTTGCCGTTAGACAATGCCAGGTTCGGAGCCTATCGGGAGGGTATGAAATGGTTGCATGCCCAATTGGAAAAGGCGGGTGCCAAACGAATTGTCTTCCTGACTCCTCCCACCCACGACGACTCTAAGCAGGGGCTGGAAGGGTATAACCGTACCCTCGACGCTTATGCCCGCTGGTTGCTGGCGCAACGCGATTCGTTACAGTGGGAAGTTGCAGATGTGCATTTCCCGATGAATCAGTTTCTGATCGAAAAACGAAAAACCGAACCGTCGTTTAAACTGGCGAACGATGGCGTGCATCCCGGTGAAGCAGGACACTGGCTCATGGCGCGGGCCGTGCTACAGTATCTCGGCGAAACCGTCGCCGAAGCGCCGGATGTGTTGTCTGCGCTGCGTGTAAGTCCCCGGTCCGAAGAAATCCTGAGTCTGGTGAGTCAACGGCAGGCATTAATGAAAGATGCCTGGCTAACCGCTACCGGGCATAAACGGCCCGAAATGGCAACGGGTTTGCCACTGTCCGAAGCTCGTCAGGTCTACGACCAGATCGAACGCCAGCTTCGGGCCACAGTGCAGGGCAAAGCACCCCAGCGCATTCGTATTGCGTGCGTTGGGAATAGCATTACGTATGGAGCCCGGTTAAGTGCTCCGGCTGTTGAGTCTTATCCGGCACAGTTGCAGAGGTTGCTTGGCTACACCTACGATGTCCGCAATTTTGGCGTAAGTGGCCGAACCCTGATGAGCAATACCGAAAACCCCTATACGGCCACTCCGAGTTATAAACAGGCACTGGCAAGCCAACCCGATATTGTGACCATCAAATTGGGCACAAACGATAGCCGGTTGCCGTATCGGTTAACGATTGCCGACCGGTTTGTAGCCGACTACAAAGCGCTGATTCAGGCGTTTAAACAACTACCTACCCATCCCCGAATAGTACTTCTGTTGCCGGTTGCGTCGTATTTGACCGATACGACCCGGCAAATCGACGCCGTAATTGCAAAACAAATCATTCCCCGTATTCAGCAGGTTGCTTACGAGGAAAAAGTAGAACTGATTGATCTGCATTCGATTACCCTACAGAGCGATTCGCTTTTTCCGGACCAACTGCACCCAAATCGGGCGGGTGCTACGCTGATTGCTCAGCGGCTCTTTGAGGCCATTAGCCGGAAGCCAGTAGCTGAATTTGATATTTTTCGGCAACTGAGCCAGCCCTATCAGGTATCTTCTTTTTATGGCTACGATTGTGCTGATTTTACCTTCAACGGGCGTACTGCTAAAATTGTAAAACCTCGGGTTGTGGCCGAGGGTAAACCCTGGATATGGCGGGCACGTTTTTGGGGACATGAGCCACAAACTGATATTGCACTACTCGATCGGGGTTTCCATGTCGTGTATTGCGACCCCGCCGAATTGTTCGGAAATAGCGAAGCCGTCGATCTCTGGAACAAATTTTATGCGTATCTGCATAGAGCCGGACTGGCCAAAAAGGCTGTTCTGGAAGGCATGAGCCGGGGAGGAGTATATGACTACAACTGGGCTGCCCAGAATCCTGATAAGGTAGCCTGTGTATATGCCGATGCGCCCGTACTGGATTTGCGAAGCTGGCCGGGTGGAAAAGGGAAAAGCAAAGGTAGCCCGGCCGATTGGGAAAAGTTGAGGGAAGATTATGGTTATAAAACTGAAGCTGAAACCGAAACTTTTCGGAATAGCCCCTTAGACAAAGTTACCGATATTGTGAAAGGCCATTACCCAATGCTGCATGTGGTTGGTGATGCCGATGAACTGGTACCGGTTGAGGAAAATACGGCCCCATTTGAAGAAAAAATAAAGAAACTGGGCGGGACTATTACCGTCATTCATAAGCCAGGTGTGCATCATCATCCGCATAGCCTGGCTAATCCGCAGCCAATTGTCAACTTTATTCTGGCTGCGGTTTATGGCAATACCGGCTTGCAAAATTGA
- a CDS encoding peroxidase-related enzyme (This protein belongs to a clade of uncharacterized proteins related to peroxidases such as the alkylhydroperoxidase AhpD.), whose product MPHIALPEGFPGIAGLMAYRPLTAKPLNELAQALLQSPNSLSPAERELIATYVSSQNDCFYCQTIHGAVAAHHLGGNQQLVDAVKQDFLATDLSDKMKALLAIAGKVQLGGRYVTAEDIEQARLADATDQEIHDTVLIAAAFCMYNRYVDGLATWAPQQMAIYQERAKNIAEKGYGQFPNQYSANKPSDEPK is encoded by the coding sequence ATGCCACATATTGCACTCCCCGAAGGGTTTCCTGGCATTGCCGGTTTAATGGCCTACCGTCCACTGACAGCTAAACCACTCAACGAACTGGCTCAGGCCTTACTCCAAAGCCCTAATTCATTGAGCCCGGCCGAACGCGAACTGATTGCTACTTATGTATCGTCGCAAAACGATTGTTTCTACTGTCAGACCATTCATGGGGCAGTTGCTGCGCATCATCTGGGCGGCAACCAGCAGTTAGTCGATGCCGTAAAACAGGATTTTTTGGCAACCGATTTAAGCGATAAAATGAAAGCACTGCTCGCCATTGCCGGTAAAGTACAGTTGGGTGGTCGCTACGTAACCGCCGAAGATATTGAGCAGGCCCGGCTAGCCGATGCAACCGATCAGGAAATTCATGATACGGTGCTTATTGCGGCTGCATTCTGCATGTATAACCGGTATGTAGATGGGCTGGCTACCTGGGCACCCCAGCAGATGGCTATTTATCAGGAACGAGCCAAAAATATTGCCGAAAAGGGCTATGGGCAGTTTCCGAATCAGTATAGTGCGAATAAGCCTTCGGATGAACCGAAATAA
- a CDS encoding Hsp70 family protein, which yields MPTLSCGIDFGTSNSSIATSQNGKIALVPVEQAHVTIPSAIFFQRASNKAFYGRTAVDLFFNRQQGRFMRSLKRVLGTSLMRQGTMVNGTSMNFSTIIASFLQHIKAKADAVAGQEIDQVVMGRPVHFVDNDPAANARAQDELKAIAQRIGFRQIEFQFEPIAAAFAHEARLSGEKLAIVADLGGGTSDFTVIRLSNRSIHKADRSSDILANTGVRVGGNDFDKELSLAAIMPELGYRSTYGPKDLEVPLKPYHDLAEWSKVNFLYTPKLIMQVRQLLHQSHDKPRYKRLLSVLETETGHTLLATTEEAKIALTASTEHKATADYIEDGFSIAISRAQFETAIQLEVDKILISAKACLQEAGVHPEAIDLVILTGGTTEVPMIQTDFRRLFPNAIIADENKLSSVGLGLAYDSQAKFG from the coding sequence ATGCCAACCCTCTCCTGCGGAATCGATTTTGGCACGTCCAATTCAAGTATTGCCACTAGTCAGAATGGTAAAATTGCTCTCGTTCCGGTCGAACAAGCGCACGTAACCATTCCGAGTGCCATTTTTTTTCAGCGAGCCAGCAATAAAGCATTCTACGGGCGCACGGCCGTCGACTTATTTTTTAACCGTCAGCAAGGCCGTTTCATGCGCAGTTTGAAGCGGGTTCTGGGCACATCGCTTATGAGGCAGGGAACGATGGTGAACGGTACGTCGATGAATTTTTCAACGATTATTGCGTCTTTCCTGCAACACATTAAAGCAAAGGCCGATGCCGTTGCCGGTCAGGAAATCGACCAGGTTGTTATGGGCCGCCCGGTTCATTTTGTCGACAACGATCCGGCTGCCAATGCCCGGGCCCAGGACGAATTGAAAGCGATTGCGCAACGAATTGGCTTCAGGCAGATCGAATTTCAATTTGAGCCAATTGCTGCGGCTTTTGCTCACGAAGCGCGGCTCAGTGGCGAAAAGCTCGCTATTGTGGCTGATCTGGGGGGCGGCACATCCGATTTTACAGTGATCCGATTGTCGAATCGATCGATTCATAAAGCCGATCGATCGTCGGATATTCTGGCCAATACAGGTGTTCGGGTTGGAGGTAACGATTTTGACAAAGAATTAAGTCTGGCTGCAATCATGCCTGAATTGGGGTATCGGAGTACGTACGGCCCTAAGGATCTGGAAGTACCCTTAAAACCCTACCACGATCTGGCCGAATGGAGCAAAGTCAATTTTCTTTATACGCCTAAACTGATCATGCAGGTGCGGCAACTGCTTCATCAGTCGCACGATAAACCCCGGTATAAACGGTTGCTATCGGTACTTGAAACAGAAACCGGACACACACTTCTGGCTACGACGGAAGAAGCCAAAATAGCGCTTACGGCCAGTACCGAACACAAGGCGACAGCCGATTATATTGAAGATGGCTTTTCGATTGCCATCAGTCGGGCACAATTTGAAACGGCGATCCAGTTGGAAGTTGACAAAATTCTGATTTCGGCGAAAGCGTGTCTGCAGGAAGCTGGGGTTCACCCTGAAGCCATCGATCTGGTTATTCTTACCGGCGGCACTACCGAAGTCCCAATGATACAAACTGATTTCAGGCGGCTCTTTCCCAACGCCATCATCGCCGACGAAAACAAACTTTCAAGCGTTGGTCTTGGTCTGGCCTACGACAGTCAGGCCAAATTTGGTTGA
- a CDS encoding WYL domain-containing protein — protein MPVVKNREDRLQAINSRLNRWGGQPATTEELARLCAVAQSTIKQDIAYLKDVHDAPIAYSRNPNGYYYTRPFNLAASITFTDKDLTALHAAVATLNQYQHLHLFDDLRGTVDKIDKAVRFRTNPADDFGQYILFESVPFVKGSQHVEVFLQAIHAQRVVTFAHERFDTEVTKAHRLFPYVIKEHRNRWYVVGWQLDYGEVRVFGLDRILDGSIQITGESYDAPPFDANLYFHKALGVAAYDNPPEEVVLSFTRSQGLHFRAQPFYPFRKEDILADTDDEFRVKLSIIVNKELVYELARLGHSVKVISPATLVQQLIEFLKRAIAQYP, from the coding sequence ATGCCCGTTGTTAAAAACCGTGAGGATCGTTTACAGGCTATCAATAGTCGTCTGAATCGCTGGGGTGGCCAACCAGCCACAACCGAAGAACTGGCCCGCCTGTGTGCCGTTGCCCAATCGACCATCAAACAGGATATTGCTTACCTGAAAGATGTTCACGATGCCCCGATTGCCTACAGCCGGAATCCGAACGGTTATTATTATACCCGCCCGTTCAACCTGGCAGCATCCATCACCTTCACGGATAAAGACCTGACGGCGCTTCATGCGGCTGTAGCCACGCTCAATCAGTACCAACACCTGCATTTGTTCGACGATCTGCGCGGAACGGTCGATAAGATCGACAAAGCGGTTCGGTTCCGCACCAATCCCGCCGACGATTTCGGCCAGTACATCTTATTCGAATCGGTTCCGTTTGTAAAAGGAAGTCAGCACGTAGAGGTATTTTTGCAGGCTATTCATGCTCAACGCGTCGTCACGTTCGCCCATGAGCGATTCGATACGGAGGTAACCAAAGCGCACCGGCTGTTTCCGTACGTGATCAAAGAGCACCGAAACCGCTGGTACGTGGTCGGCTGGCAACTCGACTATGGCGAAGTCCGGGTGTTCGGGCTGGATCGTATACTCGACGGTTCTATACAGATCACCGGTGAGTCATACGACGCTCCGCCGTTCGATGCCAATCTGTATTTCCATAAAGCACTGGGCGTTGCGGCTTACGATAATCCGCCCGAAGAGGTTGTTCTGTCGTTTACCCGTTCGCAGGGGCTTCATTTTCGGGCACAGCCGTTTTACCCGTTTCGGAAAGAAGACATTCTGGCTGATACCGACGATGAATTTCGGGTGAAGCTATCCATCATCGTCAATAAAGAACTCGTTTACGAACTGGCTCGGCTGGGCCATTCGGTGAAGGTTATCAGCCCCGCCACATTGGTTCAGCAACTGATCGAGTTTCTGAAAAGGGCGATAGCTCAATACCCATAA
- the mnmE gene encoding tRNA uridine-5-carboxymethylaminomethyl(34) synthesis GTPase MnmE yields MFQLEPIAALATAPGIGAIAVIRVSGEGAIAITSRIFRGKELTRQESHTAHFGTIRHANGSIIDEVLVTVFRAPKSFTKEDVVEISCHGSEFIIQQILRRLTQEGVRLARPGEFTQRAFLNGQFDLVQAEAVADLIASDSEASHRAALTQLRGGFSRQLKELRQQLIDFVALVELELDFGEEDVEFAHRDRLRQLMIDIRRVLHPLIDSFSTGNAIKNGVPTVIVGKPNAGKSTLLNALLNEEKAIVSDIPGTTRDVIEDELFINGIRFRLIDTAGLRQATDQIEAIGIERTQQKMRDAALVVYLFDGSSTTADELTQTQTELQQAGKPYLLVGNKADLMTDAQRASIDHSFNEENIVWIAARDQRIDELKAALSARARTDAAMQTGSAVVTNARHYEHLTATDEALVRAIHGLDSQVTPDWLAMDLRVALQHLGELTGEITTDDLLDSIFSKFCIGK; encoded by the coding sequence TTGTTTCAGTTAGAACCTATTGCCGCACTGGCTACTGCGCCGGGTATTGGTGCCATTGCCGTTATTCGCGTATCGGGCGAAGGCGCTATTGCGATTACCAGCCGAATTTTTCGGGGTAAAGAGCTGACCCGGCAGGAGTCGCATACGGCTCATTTCGGAACCATTCGTCATGCCAATGGCAGTATCATCGATGAAGTGCTGGTTACTGTTTTTCGGGCTCCAAAATCGTTTACCAAAGAAGACGTAGTCGAAATTTCGTGTCATGGCTCCGAGTTTATTATTCAGCAGATTTTGCGTCGGCTCACACAGGAAGGCGTGCGGCTGGCCCGACCGGGTGAATTTACGCAGCGCGCTTTTCTGAACGGGCAGTTCGATCTGGTTCAGGCCGAAGCCGTTGCCGACCTGATCGCTTCTGACTCTGAAGCCAGCCATCGCGCTGCACTGACGCAACTGCGGGGCGGTTTTTCTCGGCAGCTAAAAGAGCTTCGCCAGCAACTGATCGATTTTGTGGCATTGGTTGAACTGGAACTGGATTTTGGCGAGGAAGATGTCGAATTTGCCCACCGCGATCGACTGCGTCAGTTAATGATTGACATCCGGCGGGTACTGCATCCACTGATTGACTCTTTCTCGACTGGAAATGCGATTAAAAATGGCGTGCCAACCGTGATTGTTGGGAAACCCAACGCTGGTAAATCGACCTTGCTCAATGCATTGTTGAACGAAGAAAAAGCCATTGTTTCAGATATTCCCGGTACTACCCGCGATGTTATAGAAGACGAACTGTTCATCAACGGCATTCGCTTCCGGCTGATCGATACGGCTGGGTTACGGCAGGCTACCGACCAGATCGAAGCGATTGGAATTGAGCGTACTCAACAGAAAATGCGTGATGCGGCTCTGGTTGTTTATCTGTTCGATGGTAGCAGCACAACGGCTGACGAATTGACCCAAACGCAAACGGAGCTACAGCAGGCTGGCAAGCCTTATCTGTTGGTTGGTAATAAAGCCGATCTGATGACAGATGCGCAGCGAGCATCTATAGACCATAGTTTTAATGAAGAAAACATCGTCTGGATTGCGGCCAGAGACCAGCGCATCGACGAATTGAAAGCGGCCCTGTCTGCCCGCGCCCGCACCGATGCCGCTATGCAAACAGGCAGTGCTGTGGTAACCAATGCCCGGCACTATGAGCATTTGACAGCTACAGACGAGGCCCTTGTTCGTGCCATACATGGCCTCGACAGCCAGGTGACGCCCGACTGGTTAGCAATGGATTTACGAGTTGCCCTACAACATCTGGGTGAACTAACGGGTGAAATCACTACGGACGATTTGCTGGATTCAATTTTTAGTAAGTTCTGTATCGGAAAGTAA
- a CDS encoding oxygenase MpaB family protein yields the protein MPTLIKPPGSFTDELLQPYRQQGDVPADAVIMAIVEAKGHEGLRPLMNWLADPEAVSFDSQGPQVLRDFFETYTDLPTWADTRQMAKGMTFFQKHAQQIALVLGCFSLPYCYLGANGAQVLWLTERIKNDTARRLHETGEWIFSVNDPREWNTKTAIFRTLKVRLIHAAVRWFSLHSGRWQMVWGYPVNQEDMAGTNLAFSYIVLRGLRKLGIVASEAEEEAYLHHINVIGFLNGVSDELIPQNLRQAYLLDRAIARRQFAVSEAGQGLTRALLDAIAKQGSLALASQSGSQRPEAVRNLIAGEMRFFLGDHYADWLGIPDAPVEKRLAGLVGRLPIFPNKKS from the coding sequence ATGCCTACCTTAATCAAGCCGCCGGGTTCGTTTACGGATGAGTTGCTGCAACCCTACCGGCAGCAGGGCGATGTGCCTGCCGATGCGGTTATTATGGCTATCGTTGAAGCCAAAGGACACGAAGGGCTGCGGCCGTTAATGAACTGGCTAGCTGATCCAGAAGCGGTATCGTTCGATTCGCAGGGGCCACAGGTATTGCGCGATTTTTTTGAGACCTATACAGATCTACCAACCTGGGCTGATACCAGACAGATGGCCAAAGGGATGACTTTCTTTCAAAAACACGCACAGCAGATTGCGCTGGTTCTGGGCTGTTTTTCGTTACCTTATTGCTACCTCGGAGCCAATGGCGCTCAGGTACTCTGGCTGACCGAACGAATAAAAAATGATACGGCGCGACGGCTTCACGAAACAGGCGAATGGATTTTTTCGGTCAACGACCCGCGTGAATGGAATACGAAAACGGCTATTTTTCGAACCCTGAAAGTTCGCTTGATTCATGCTGCCGTTCGGTGGTTTTCGCTACATTCCGGGCGGTGGCAGATGGTGTGGGGCTATCCGGTTAATCAGGAAGATATGGCCGGAACCAATCTCGCCTTTTCATACATCGTGCTTCGTGGTTTGCGCAAGCTTGGTATTGTTGCGTCCGAAGCCGAAGAAGAAGCGTATCTGCATCACATCAACGTAATTGGTTTTTTGAATGGCGTATCCGACGAACTTATTCCCCAAAATCTGCGTCAGGCTTATTTGCTGGATCGCGCCATTGCCCGGCGTCAGTTTGCTGTTTCCGAAGCGGGGCAGGGGCTAACCCGCGCCTTACTGGATGCCATCGCGAAACAGGGGAGCCTGGCACTAGCCAGTCAGTCAGGCAGTCAGCGACCCGAAGCCGTTCGGAACCTCATAGCGGGCGAAATGCGTTTCTTTCTGGGCGACCACTATGCTGATTGGCTCGGCATACCTGACGCACCCGTCGAGAAGCGATTGGCCGGACTGGTGGGGCGCCTGCCAATTTTTCCGAACAAAAAATCATAA